A genome region from Pseudoalteromonas tetraodonis includes the following:
- a CDS encoding efflux RND transporter permease subunit, translating into MKQQPMMQDLPSMAIRRPVLIVVLNLLIIIAGIAAIAGVEVRELPDVDRPRITVSASFPGGSPETVDTEVTSKLEGAVARVSGVKSIRAQSEEGNSRIVVEFRPGVNLDDAANETRESVARVQRELPEEVERVSIIKADNDAEAVVSLTVSSESLSLEALTERVDVDLAPQFLTIPGVADVRLNGDRERVLRVRIDPLKLSSFNLTIPDVADVLRQAPFDVPAGSLKSNDQQIIVRADATSVTPAQVGDIIIQGDTRISDIAAVYFGPADPRSMVRLNGKPVIGMEIIRQAQSNTIEISDEVLNLIEGMRERFPEMEFTLTSDDAQFIRSSVDEVINSLVLTVLLVIITLWVFIGSWRATLVPAFAIPVALIGSLALIWALGFSINILTLLALVLATGLIVDDAIVVSENIQRQRGLGLGRRAAAVVGTREVFFAVIATTAVLAAVFVPIAFLPSTAGRLFREFGGVLAGAVIISSFVALSLVPALTSKLKLKQGGFHPFAKFGNVLANIYTKTIHKVLDHAWVTFIVCLLVAGGSGALYMSLDNELLPTEDRGKIRIFARGPDGVGLNFMDRQAIKMEDTLLPFVESGEIESIYTVVGQWDPNIVFITVPLKHWDERNFSQQEIINKIRQPLGNIPGAPAYPGGANSLNLRGQGGGIEIALLGQDYLEIFKAAQQFSADLEKAVPEVAPVRVSYQPSQPQLRVNIDRRRAEELGVSLSDIAITLRAAINGDDIADLNIGDQSIPIMLQAQNQTINDPSDLANLFIRARNNQLVPLSSVANISEEGVAAELERHAQRRAIELSMELPEGLTIATLVEQIKQVSEQSLPAGITLAFKGEALTFEETSNEVLMTYVLAFLIVFLVLAAQFENVNSAIVVMITVPFGITSAILALYLTGTSLNIYSQIGLVMLIGLIAKNAILLVEFADQLRDQGLSVRKAVEQAALVRLRPITMTLISTLLGALPLIMSTGAGAEARNAIGWVVFGGLALAVLFTLYLTPVIYLGLARFTSPRGDESKQLAQELEQLD; encoded by the coding sequence GATTCGTGCACAAAGTGAAGAAGGTAATTCACGCATTGTGGTTGAATTTAGACCGGGTGTTAATCTTGACGACGCCGCGAATGAAACGCGTGAGTCCGTTGCTCGAGTGCAAAGAGAGCTCCCTGAAGAGGTAGAGCGCGTTTCTATTATTAAGGCTGATAACGACGCTGAAGCGGTGGTTTCATTAACAGTATCAAGTGAAAGCTTATCGTTAGAGGCTTTAACAGAGCGGGTTGATGTTGACTTAGCGCCGCAGTTTTTAACTATTCCTGGCGTTGCCGACGTACGATTAAACGGCGATAGAGAACGTGTGCTCAGGGTTCGCATTGATCCATTAAAGCTCAGCAGTTTTAACTTAACGATTCCAGATGTTGCCGATGTACTCAGACAAGCCCCCTTTGATGTGCCTGCAGGGAGTTTAAAATCAAACGATCAGCAAATAATAGTGCGCGCTGATGCAACGTCTGTTACCCCCGCACAGGTGGGCGATATTATAATTCAGGGCGATACCCGTATTAGCGATATCGCCGCGGTATATTTTGGCCCAGCCGATCCGCGCTCTATGGTAAGACTTAATGGTAAACCTGTTATTGGTATGGAAATTATTCGCCAAGCACAGTCCAACACCATCGAAATTTCTGATGAAGTACTCAACCTTATAGAGGGAATGCGTGAGCGCTTTCCTGAGATGGAGTTTACGCTAACATCAGATGATGCGCAGTTTATTAGAAGCTCAGTAGATGAAGTGATTAACTCATTGGTTCTAACGGTACTGCTAGTGATCATCACCTTATGGGTGTTTATTGGTTCATGGCGTGCAACATTAGTCCCAGCATTTGCCATTCCTGTTGCGCTTATAGGTTCATTAGCTCTGATATGGGCACTTGGGTTTTCAATTAATATTTTAACCTTATTAGCACTGGTATTAGCGACAGGATTAATTGTTGATGATGCAATTGTAGTGAGTGAAAATATTCAACGCCAGCGAGGGTTAGGCCTTGGAAGGCGTGCCGCAGCGGTTGTTGGTACCCGTGAAGTATTTTTTGCCGTTATTGCCACCACTGCAGTATTAGCGGCTGTGTTTGTACCCATCGCATTTTTACCCTCTACAGCAGGGCGTTTATTTAGGGAGTTTGGTGGCGTACTAGCTGGTGCGGTAATTATATCTAGCTTTGTTGCGTTATCGTTAGTGCCGGCGCTCACCTCTAAACTAAAGCTTAAGCAAGGTGGTTTTCATCCCTTTGCGAAATTTGGTAACGTGCTTGCCAATATTTATACCAAAACAATTCATAAAGTACTGGATCATGCGTGGGTTACCTTTATTGTTTGTTTATTAGTTGCAGGCGGTTCGGGTGCTTTGTATATGAGTTTAGATAACGAACTGCTCCCTACTGAAGACCGCGGTAAAATTAGAATATTTGCCCGCGGACCTGATGGCGTAGGCTTAAATTTTATGGATAGACAAGCCATTAAAATGGAAGATACCTTACTGCCTTTCGTTGAAAGTGGTGAAATTGAGTCTATTTACACTGTGGTTGGGCAATGGGATCCCAATATTGTGTTTATTACTGTGCCATTAAAGCATTGGGATGAACGTAACTTTAGCCAACAAGAAATTATTAATAAAATTCGCCAGCCTTTAGGTAACATCCCTGGTGCACCTGCTTACCCTGGTGGTGCAAATAGCTTAAATTTACGTGGCCAAGGTGGCGGCATAGAAATCGCTTTACTGGGACAAGATTACCTTGAAATATTTAAGGCTGCACAGCAGTTTTCAGCTGATCTTGAAAAAGCCGTGCCAGAGGTTGCGCCGGTAAGAGTATCGTATCAGCCATCGCAGCCGCAATTGCGTGTTAATATTGACAGACGACGCGCAGAAGAACTTGGCGTGTCTTTAAGTGATATCGCAATTACGTTAAGAGCCGCTATTAATGGTGACGATATCGCTGATTTAAACATTGGCGATCAATCTATTCCTATTATGCTACAGGCACAAAATCAAACTATTAACGACCCAAGTGATTTAGCAAACTTGTTTATTAGAGCTCGTAATAATCAATTGGTACCGCTCAGTAGTGTCGCTAACATTTCAGAGGAAGGGGTTGCTGCCGAGCTTGAGCGTCATGCTCAGCGCCGTGCCATAGAGCTCAGTATGGAGCTGCCTGAAGGCTTAACAATTGCCACCTTAGTGGAGCAAATAAAGCAAGTGTCTGAGCAATCATTACCAGCAGGTATTACCCTTGCGTTTAAAGGGGAAGCACTGACATTTGAAGAAACCTCCAACGAAGTATTAATGACCTACGTATTGGCATTTTTAATTGTGTTTTTAGTACTTGCGGCGCAATTTGAAAATGTTAACAGTGCAATCGTGGTAATGATCACTGTACCATTTGGGATTACATCGGCCATTTTAGCGCTGTATTTAACCGGTACCTCACTGAATATTTACTCGCAAATAGGCCTAGTGATGTTAATTGGGTTAATCGCTAAAAATGCGATTTTATTAGTCGAGTTTGCTGATCAATTAAGAGATCAGGGGCTGAGTGTTCGAAAAGCGGTTGAACAAGCTGCATTGGTACGTTTAAGACCAATCACCATGACCTTAATATCGACCTTACTAGGTGCGTTACCCCTAATTATGTCAACAGGTGCCGGAGCAGAAGCACGTAATGCCATTGGTTGGGTGGTATTTGGTGGACTAGCCTTAGCGGTATTGTTTACGCTTTACTTAACACCGGTGATTTATTTAGGATTAGCCCGCTTTACCAGTCCTCGTGGCGATGAGTCAAAGCAATTAGCCCAAGAGCTGGAGCAACTTGACTAA
- a CDS encoding putative nucleotidyltransferase substrate binding domain-containing protein, with protein MQAEQVEIAQFLVEHPPFDTLESEALNELAMQIEVAYFRAQTDILHLGQDISDLYIIRSGSVEISRRNGELYNRLATGGIFGQMGLLMNRKVRFPARALEDTLTYCINVNTFNEYCDKYETFADFFEVDGNVRLHQAIVEQADSNDLTTAKVKSLLHRDVVTVTMQTAIQDVAFLMTQESVSSVLVTDIEKQISDDPEEDDGQVVGIITDRDIRTKVVAQGLTYDTPAKEVMTSSLVLLDSNAYVFEAVLAMLRDNLHHLPVVHKKRPIGVISLSDILRYESQSSLLLVRGILAQQSVDDLVHYARQLPNVFVRMVNEDANSHMIGTAMAVIGRTFKQRLLALAEEKFGEPPIPYCFIALGSMARDEQLIVTDQDNALILDNSFDEALHDEYFQNLSDFVCDGLAKCGYTYCDGEIMASFKKWRMTRTQWKEKFASWMAEPKPQALLNSSIFFDLDGVWGKLKWADELKTLVAKESKVNKRFLANLAANARNRTPPLGFFNGFVLEHNGQHKRSMNLKRRGTAPLSDVVRVHALAVGSRKQNSFERLEDIIEANLLPKGKAQDLRDAFEYIATVRIRHQAWQIEQGEAPDNDLDPHLLSPFEQSNLKEAFAILEKAQSFLKFSYSAHPGVK; from the coding sequence ATGCAGGCCGAGCAAGTTGAAATAGCCCAATTTTTAGTTGAACACCCCCCTTTTGATACGCTTGAGAGCGAGGCACTAAACGAACTAGCAATGCAAATTGAAGTTGCTTATTTTCGTGCGCAAACTGATATTTTACATTTAGGCCAAGATATTAGTGACTTATATATTATTCGTAGTGGCTCGGTTGAAATTTCACGTCGTAATGGCGAGCTCTATAATCGTTTAGCCACAGGCGGCATTTTTGGCCAAATGGGCCTATTGATGAACCGCAAAGTGCGCTTTCCGGCTCGTGCCCTAGAAGACACCTTAACCTATTGTATTAACGTTAATACCTTCAACGAATATTGCGATAAATACGAAACCTTTGCCGATTTTTTTGAAGTGGATGGTAACGTACGTTTGCACCAAGCCATTGTAGAGCAAGCCGACAGCAATGATTTAACCACCGCGAAAGTAAAGTCATTATTACACCGTGATGTGGTCACAGTAACAATGCAAACTGCTATTCAAGACGTCGCATTTTTAATGACGCAAGAATCGGTCTCTTCAGTGTTAGTTACCGACATAGAAAAACAAATAAGCGACGATCCAGAAGAAGACGACGGTCAAGTTGTTGGGATCATAACCGACAGAGATATTCGCACTAAGGTGGTTGCCCAAGGGTTAACATATGATACACCCGCCAAAGAAGTAATGACATCAAGCTTAGTACTACTTGATAGCAACGCCTATGTGTTTGAAGCCGTATTAGCCATGCTAAGAGATAACTTACATCATTTACCTGTGGTACATAAAAAACGACCTATTGGGGTAATATCGCTGTCTGACATTTTACGTTATGAATCACAAAGTAGCTTACTGTTAGTACGCGGTATTTTAGCGCAGCAATCAGTTGATGACTTAGTTCATTACGCGCGCCAATTACCTAATGTATTTGTACGTATGGTTAATGAAGATGCAAATTCGCATATGATAGGAACCGCTATGGCGGTCATAGGCCGTACCTTTAAACAGCGTTTGTTAGCACTGGCCGAAGAAAAATTTGGCGAGCCGCCTATTCCTTATTGTTTTATAGCCTTAGGCTCAATGGCCCGCGACGAGCAGCTAATTGTGACTGATCAAGATAATGCTCTCATTTTGGATAATAGTTTTGATGAGGCACTGCACGATGAGTATTTTCAAAACCTATCAGATTTTGTGTGTGATGGTTTAGCTAAATGTGGCTATACCTATTGTGACGGTGAAATTATGGCGTCGTTTAAAAAATGGCGTATGACCCGTACACAATGGAAAGAAAAATTTGCTAGTTGGATGGCCGAGCCGAAACCGCAAGCACTACTTAATAGTTCGATATTTTTTGACTTAGATGGTGTATGGGGCAAGCTAAAATGGGCCGATGAGCTTAAAACGCTGGTGGCCAAAGAAAGCAAAGTAAACAAACGCTTTTTAGCGAACCTTGCTGCCAATGCCCGCAATAGAACGCCGCCACTAGGATTCTTTAACGGTTTTGTGCTTGAGCATAATGGCCAGCATAAGCGGTCAATGAACTTAAAACGCCGTGGTACGGCGCCGCTATCTGATGTGGTGCGCGTGCACGCCTTAGCGGTTGGCTCACGTAAACAAAACTCCTTTGAGCGCTTAGAAGATATTATAGAGGCAAATTTACTGCCTAAAGGTAAAGCACAAGATTTACGTGATGCGTTTGAGTATATTGCCACAGTACGTATTCGTCATCAGGCGTGGCAAATAGAGCAGGGTGAAGCCCCAGATAACGATCTAGACCCCCATTTACTTTCACCCTTTGAGCAAAGTAATTTAAAAGAAGCCTTTGCTATTTTAGAAAAAGCGCAAAGCTTTTTAAAATTTAGCTATTCTGCGCACCCGGGTGTGAAATAA
- a CDS encoding 3'-5' exonuclease has product MAKSPLDWSQRYEQLLQTAQNPLLKDFYQQAFTNQAAPLKDVPFVALDFETTGLDANSDDIVSVGLVPFNVNRIYCKESRHWVVQPRRDLSEESIVIHGITHSEVDEAPDLNRILAPLLDALKGKVVVVHYAAIERHFFYNALLMRIKEGIEFALVDTMEIERRALKARQGLLGRLFNSKLGSLRLSDTRERYSLPLYQNHNALTDALATAELLQAQLSYHYRSDTPVSEIWL; this is encoded by the coding sequence ATGGCTAAATCACCGTTAGATTGGTCACAGCGCTACGAGCAGTTATTGCAAACTGCGCAAAACCCGTTACTTAAAGACTTTTATCAACAAGCGTTTACCAATCAGGCTGCTCCACTTAAAGATGTCCCTTTTGTGGCGCTCGACTTTGAAACAACCGGCCTTGATGCGAATAGCGATGATATTGTTAGTGTGGGGCTGGTGCCTTTTAATGTAAATCGTATTTATTGTAAAGAGAGCCGTCACTGGGTGGTGCAACCACGACGAGATTTAAGTGAAGAGTCAATCGTTATTCATGGAATTACTCATTCAGAAGTGGATGAAGCCCCTGATCTTAATCGAATTTTAGCGCCACTGCTTGATGCCCTTAAAGGCAAAGTGGTGGTGGTACATTATGCTGCAATAGAACGTCATTTTTTTTATAACGCGCTACTTATGCGTATAAAAGAGGGCATAGAGTTTGCACTAGTTGATACGATGGAAATAGAAAGGCGGGCGCTTAAAGCGCGGCAGGGGTTATTAGGCAGGCTGTTTAATTCAAAGCTAGGATCACTTAGGTTAAGTGATACACGGGAGCGTTATTCATTGCCACTGTATCAAAACCATAATGCGCTTACTGATGCACTAGCCACTGCCGAGCTGCTGCAAGCGCAGCTGAGTTACCACTATAGATCAGACACGCCAGTGAGTGAAATTTGGCTTTAG
- a CDS encoding BCCT family transporter, translating to MSENHDKYSIDNTDYTVGQDNVQKWGFDIHNPVFGISAGLIALFLIAVLVSDAEVAKTTLDGIKTDIINNFDGLFMWAANFFVIFCLVLIFSPYGNIRLGGDDAKPSHSRISWLAMLFAAGMGIGLMFWGVAEPVAYYTGWYETPLNVAANTPEAAKLAMGATMFHWGLHPWAIYAVVALSLAFFTYNKGLPLSIRSIFYPILGDKAWGWPGHIIDILAVLATLFGLATSLGLGAQQASAGINHVFGLEGGVGSQILVITGVTLLAIVSVIRGIDGGVKLLSNVNMLIALVLLVFVCLVGFAVSMGNIPNTVMGYVENIIPLSNPHGREDETWMHGWTVFYWAWWISWSPFVGMFIARVSRGRTIREFLTAVLLIPTAVTILWMSIYGGIAIDQVVNGIGALGTDGLTSVPMAMFQMLDEMPMANVLSFIAIVLVLVFFITSSDSGSLVIDSITAGGKIDAPVPQRIFWASVEGAIAAALLWIGGTQAIEALQAGAISTGLPFTIVLLLMCVSLILGLRTEPRPVK from the coding sequence ATGAGCGAGAATCATGACAAGTACAGTATTGACAATACGGACTACACCGTAGGTCAAGACAACGTGCAAAAATGGGGGTTTGATATACATAACCCTGTATTCGGAATAAGTGCAGGGTTAATAGCGCTGTTTTTAATTGCCGTATTAGTATCTGATGCCGAAGTAGCTAAAACGACGCTAGATGGTATTAAAACCGATATTATTAATAATTTTGACGGCCTGTTTATGTGGGCTGCTAACTTCTTTGTTATTTTTTGTTTAGTTTTAATTTTTTCGCCTTACGGCAATATCCGTTTAGGCGGCGACGATGCTAAACCATCTCACTCTCGTATTTCTTGGCTGGCAATGTTATTTGCAGCAGGTATGGGTATTGGCTTAATGTTTTGGGGAGTTGCTGAACCGGTGGCTTATTACACCGGCTGGTATGAAACACCGCTTAATGTGGCTGCCAACACCCCAGAAGCAGCAAAGCTTGCAATGGGCGCAACTATGTTCCACTGGGGTCTTCATCCTTGGGCCATTTATGCAGTTGTCGCGCTTTCTTTAGCGTTTTTCACATACAATAAAGGCTTACCGCTTTCTATACGCTCAATTTTTTACCCTATTTTAGGTGATAAAGCATGGGGCTGGCCGGGGCATATAATCGATATTTTAGCTGTGCTTGCGACCTTATTTGGTTTGGCAACGTCTTTAGGATTAGGTGCTCAACAAGCTTCAGCGGGTATTAACCACGTATTTGGCCTTGAAGGTGGCGTAGGTTCACAAATTCTGGTTATTACAGGGGTGACGTTATTAGCCATTGTCTCAGTTATTCGAGGCATTGATGGTGGCGTTAAGCTACTAAGTAATGTCAATATGCTTATTGCTTTAGTGCTACTGGTATTTGTATGTTTAGTTGGTTTTGCTGTATCTATGGGTAATATACCAAACACGGTAATGGGCTATGTAGAAAACATTATTCCGTTAAGTAACCCACATGGTCGTGAAGATGAAACATGGATGCATGGATGGACAGTATTTTATTGGGCTTGGTGGATTTCGTGGTCACCGTTTGTAGGTATGTTTATTGCCCGTGTTTCACGTGGTCGTACAATTCGTGAGTTTTTAACCGCTGTACTACTTATTCCTACAGCAGTCACTATCTTATGGATGTCTATTTATGGCGGCATCGCAATTGACCAAGTAGTTAATGGAATTGGTGCCCTAGGAACTGACGGTTTAACAAGTGTGCCTATGGCGATGTTCCAAATGCTTGATGAAATGCCAATGGCAAACGTTTTATCTTTCATTGCTATTGTTTTAGTACTGGTATTCTTTATTACTTCTTCTGATTCAGGGTCACTTGTAATCGATTCAATCACAGCAGGTGGTAAGATTGATGCGCCGGTACCACAGCGTATTTTTTGGGCGTCTGTTGAGGGTGCTATCGCTGCTGCATTACTTTGGATTGGTGGCACTCAAGCGATTGAAGCACTGCAAGCGGGGGCTATATCAACCGGTCTGCCATTTACCATTGTATTGTTATTGATGTGTGTAAGCTTAATTTTAGGTTTACGAACTGAGCCTCGCCCAGTTAAATAA
- the asnB gene encoding asparagine synthase B has translation MCSIFGVLDIKSDPSQLRTQAIEMSKLLRHRGPDWSGVYSSDKAILVHERLAIVGVSSGAQPLYNPEKTHILAVNGEIYNHKELAANLEIDFDFQTQSDCEVILALYKQKGPAFLDDLNGIFAFCLYDEEQDAYLIGRDHIGIIPLYTGHDEHGNFYVASELKALSPICKHIEEFPPGHYLYSKDGKLTPYYQRDWQSFDAVKNNDAKAEDVKDALEAAVKRQLMCDVPYGVLLSGGLDSSVISAITQRFAAKRIEDNDESDAWWPKLHSFSVGLEGSPDLAAAQKVADMIGTIHHPIIFTIQQGIDALKEVIYHIETYDVTTIRASTPMYLMARQIKAMGIKMVLSGEGADELFGGYLYFHKAPNAQEFHEELNRKVSKLHMFDCLRANKSMAAWGVEARVPFLDKEFVDVAMRINPEAKMCKDGKIEKHILRAGFDGYLPDEVLWRQKEQFSDGVGYSWIDTLKEFVNEQVTDQELANAKFKYPINTPDSKEAYFYRSIFESHFPGDASAKCVPHGKSVACSTPEALAWDASFQNNADPSGRAAGVHNEAYK, from the coding sequence ATGTGTTCAATTTTTGGTGTACTCGATATTAAATCGGATCCCAGCCAGTTACGCACTCAGGCAATCGAAATGTCTAAACTGTTACGTCATCGTGGGCCAGATTGGTCTGGTGTGTATTCATCTGATAAAGCAATTTTAGTGCATGAGCGCTTAGCCATTGTTGGCGTATCAAGCGGTGCTCAACCCCTTTACAACCCAGAAAAAACCCATATTTTAGCGGTTAATGGCGAAATTTATAACCACAAAGAGCTGGCCGCTAACTTAGAGATCGACTTTGATTTTCAAACCCAGTCAGATTGTGAAGTGATTTTAGCCCTGTATAAACAAAAAGGGCCGGCATTTTTAGATGACTTAAATGGTATTTTTGCTTTTTGTTTATATGATGAAGAGCAAGACGCATACTTAATTGGTCGCGATCACATTGGTATTATTCCACTGTACACAGGTCACGATGAGCACGGTAACTTTTATGTAGCGTCAGAGCTCAAAGCGCTCTCACCTATTTGTAAGCACATTGAAGAGTTTCCGCCGGGGCATTACCTTTACAGCAAAGACGGCAAATTAACCCCTTACTATCAACGTGATTGGCAAAGCTTCGACGCTGTTAAAAACAACGATGCCAAAGCAGAAGATGTAAAAGATGCATTGGAAGCGGCGGTTAAGCGCCAGCTTATGTGTGACGTACCCTATGGCGTATTGCTATCGGGTGGCTTAGATTCATCGGTTATTTCCGCTATTACCCAGCGCTTTGCTGCAAAACGTATTGAAGATAACGATGAAAGTGATGCTTGGTGGCCTAAACTGCATTCCTTTTCGGTGGGTTTAGAAGGCTCCCCCGATTTAGCCGCAGCGCAAAAAGTAGCTGATATGATTGGAACAATTCACCACCCTATTATCTTTACTATTCAACAAGGTATTGATGCACTTAAAGAAGTGATTTACCACATTGAAACTTACGATGTAACCACCATTCGTGCATCAACCCCAATGTACTTAATGGCCCGTCAAATTAAAGCCATGGGTATAAAAATGGTGCTCTCAGGTGAAGGTGCAGATGAATTATTTGGCGGTTATTTATATTTTCATAAAGCGCCTAATGCACAAGAGTTTCATGAAGAGCTGAACCGTAAAGTTTCAAAGCTCCATATGTTTGACTGTTTACGTGCCAATAAATCAATGGCGGCTTGGGGTGTGGAAGCACGCGTACCATTTTTAGATAAAGAGTTTGTTGATGTGGCAATGCGCATTAACCCTGAAGCTAAAATGTGTAAAGACGGCAAAATTGAAAAACACATTTTACGTGCAGGCTTCGACGGCTACCTCCCAGATGAAGTGTTATGGCGTCAAAAAGAGCAATTCTCTGATGGCGTTGGCTACAGCTGGATAGATACCTTAAAAGAGTTTGTTAATGAGCAAGTAACGGATCAAGAATTGGCGAATGCCAAATTTAAATACCCAATTAACACGCCAGACTCTAAAGAAGCGTATTTTTACCGCAGTATTTTTGAGTCGCACTTCCCAGGCGATGCCTCGGCTAAGTGTGTACCACATGGTAAATCAGTTGCGTGTTCAACCCCAGAAGCACTTGCATGGGATGCATCATTTCAAAATAATGCCGATCCATCAGGGCGCGCTGCGGGCGTTCATAACGAAGCGTACAAATAA
- a CDS encoding 5-oxoprolinase subunit C family protein, with product MIKVIKPGIQLTIQDLGRVGFRHLGVSRSGSLDAYAHIIANRLVNNHDNDAVLELTVGLCELQFECDTVIALHGADLNAKLDAQAVYPGWSYPVKAKQTLKFDTGRGGSRAYIAVKGGIECPEVMGSKSTDLGAAIGGFNGRALQSDDIIKITPYTQPWLCNKGALTPPKRKVIRLHQGPHHELLTPECINAFCTTSFTINPNSNRMGVRLDHNNSQIMQHSLSLHSLAVAPGSVQLPPDGNPIVLLNDAQTTGGYPLIGHVIEADLHQFAQFRTADSITFEFVTLEQATAAKSKLDAHLSQLKLSLNRYWAN from the coding sequence ATGATTAAAGTAATCAAACCCGGTATACAGCTTACAATCCAAGATTTAGGCCGTGTGGGTTTTCGTCATTTAGGGGTTAGCCGCTCGGGTAGCTTAGACGCCTATGCGCACATTATTGCCAATCGCTTAGTAAATAATCACGATAACGATGCCGTACTTGAACTCACCGTTGGGTTATGTGAATTGCAATTTGAGTGCGATACCGTCATTGCTCTGCATGGAGCCGACTTAAACGCTAAACTTGACGCTCAAGCCGTTTACCCCGGGTGGAGTTATCCGGTAAAAGCAAAACAAACACTTAAATTTGATACAGGACGCGGTGGCTCCAGAGCTTACATTGCTGTAAAAGGTGGAATTGAATGCCCTGAAGTTATGGGTTCTAAATCAACCGACTTAGGGGCAGCCATTGGTGGTTTTAATGGCCGAGCATTACAAAGCGACGATATTATAAAAATAACCCCATATACTCAGCCTTGGCTATGCAATAAAGGTGCATTAACACCGCCTAAACGAAAAGTTATTCGGCTACATCAAGGCCCACATCATGAACTACTTACACCTGAGTGTATAAACGCTTTCTGTACCACCTCATTTACTATTAACCCGAATAGTAATCGAATGGGAGTACGCTTAGATCATAATAATAGCCAAATAATGCAACACTCGCTCTCACTGCACTCACTCGCGGTAGCACCGGGAAGCGTGCAACTCCCACCTGATGGCAACCCAATTGTGCTGTTAAATGATGCACAAACAACGGGGGGCTACCCATTGATAGGCCATGTAATAGAGGCGGATTTACATCAGTTTGCTCAGTTTAGAACCGCCGATTCTATTACTTTTGAGTTTGTAACGCTTGAACAAGCAACCGCGGCAAAAAGTAAACTCGATGCGCATCTATCTCAGCTTAAACTGAGTTTAAATCGCTATTGGGCTAATTAA
- the pxpB gene encoding 5-oxoprolinase subunit PxpB, with protein sequence MSTLPSIKILTNSSLLFDVSHYSEQHILATQKKLWALSQYCKNTNEFIDLVPGMNSLTLYLKSASNLHQWQNTLTKLWDEVDDYAFESQHHKIDTYYQGEDLNYVANYHKLTIDEVINLHSKEIYHVLFLGFVPGFPYLHGLNSQLFTPRRDNPRVSVPKGAIAIGADQTGIYPENSPGGWHIIAHTDACLFDATASNPCLFKPGDTLEFVPVKRSKQ encoded by the coding sequence ATGAGCACTTTGCCAAGTATAAAAATATTAACAAATTCTAGTCTGCTTTTTGATGTTTCTCACTACAGCGAACAACACATACTTGCGACGCAAAAAAAACTCTGGGCGCTGTCACAGTATTGTAAAAACACCAATGAGTTTATAGATTTAGTCCCCGGGATGAACTCATTAACCTTGTATTTAAAATCAGCCAGTAATTTACATCAATGGCAAAACACCTTAACAAAACTATGGGATGAGGTTGATGATTACGCCTTTGAAAGTCAGCATCATAAAATAGACACCTATTACCAAGGTGAGGATTTAAACTATGTGGCTAATTATCACAAGCTAACAATAGATGAGGTAATTAATTTACACAGTAAAGAAATTTACCATGTGTTGTTTTTAGGTTTTGTGCCCGGTTTTCCTTATTTACATGGGCTCAATTCTCAACTGTTTACCCCAAGGCGTGATAACCCACGAGTCAGTGTTCCTAAAGGCGCGATTGCGATTGGGGCAGACCAAACAGGCATTTATCCTGAAAACTCACCTGGTGGCTGGCATATTATTGCTCATACTGATGCCTGTTTATTTGATGCAACCGCCTCAAACCCTTGTTTATTTAAACCCGGTGACACCCTTGAATTTGTGCCTGTTAAAAGGAGTAAACAATGA